A genomic region of Saprospiraceae bacterium contains the following coding sequences:
- a CDS encoding glycosyltransferase family 2 protein: MVAPRTIIEDPLFFHSFAGVLSILIPEFKTDVRRLVTQLSSQAETLCVPYEILVLDDASGEHWLELNTSILQLKNCFIIANDTNCGRAATRNKLARKAKYNYLIFLDADVQIQSPEFLKNYLNLFSEERDQVFYGSCIYPPQKPVDEIYLLHWMYGTKIENPNLNIRQKNPYRTFHTVNFAVKNSIILKFPFDENIRNYGHEDYVWACLLKQHGIAIIHIDNPVVHEGIYSTRQFLRNTVSAVRNSIKIHKSNKGLIQTKLTKLADYIYLLRLHQLCLFLYKKLEKTMIRNLRGRNPNLWSLQIFKLGIYLRFWSKS; encoded by the coding sequence TTGGTTGCGCCAAGAACTATTATTGAGGATCCCCTATTTTTTCATAGTTTTGCAGGAGTGCTTTCTATACTTATTCCCGAGTTTAAAACAGATGTTCGAAGGCTGGTTACACAGCTATCGAGTCAAGCTGAAACCTTATGTGTTCCTTATGAAATTCTTGTGTTAGATGATGCTTCAGGTGAGCATTGGTTGGAACTTAATACTTCCATCCTGCAATTGAAGAACTGCTTCATTATTGCAAATGATACCAACTGTGGCCGAGCAGCTACCAGAAATAAATTGGCAAGGAAAGCTAAATATAATTACTTGATTTTTTTAGATGCCGATGTCCAAATCCAGAGTCCGGAATTCCTGAAAAATTATTTAAATCTATTCTCTGAAGAACGCGATCAGGTATTTTACGGATCATGTATTTATCCTCCTCAAAAACCCGTCGATGAAATTTATTTATTGCACTGGATGTACGGTACAAAAATTGAAAATCCAAATTTAAATATTCGCCAAAAAAATCCTTACCGCACATTCCATACCGTAAATTTTGCCGTTAAAAATTCAATAATACTCAAATTTCCATTCGACGAAAACATTCGGAATTATGGGCACGAAGATTATGTGTGGGCATGTTTATTAAAACAACATGGAATTGCCATCATACATATCGATAATCCGGTTGTACATGAAGGCATATATTCGACCCGCCAATTTCTCAGAAATACAGTATCAGCTGTAAGAAATTCAATAAAAATTCATAAATCAAACAAAGGACTGATCCAAACTAAACTTACAAAACTTGCAGATTATATTTACCTATTACGACTCCATCAGCTGTGTCTCTTCCTATACAAAAAACTGGAAAAAACAATGATCAGAAATTTAAGGGGACGAAATCCAAATCTTTGGTCCTTGCAAATTTTTAAATTAGGTATCTATTTGAGGTTTTGGTCCAAAAGCTAA
- the mqnE gene encoding aminofutalosine synthase MqnE, with the protein MKTLPKHPNLLQIRDKVLAGVRIEAGECLDLYKYADLSYLGVLANAIREQKHGNKTFFNRNFHIEPTNICLYTCSFCSYSRLIKKREEGWEYTLEEMMDQFKSYDSKPVTEVHIVGGVMPKYDLEFYCNFFRAIKNHRPEIHLKALTPVEYHYIFKKAKLSYAEGLKMVKAAGVDSLPGGGAEIFDEEIREKIAGGKCSSDEWLSIHQLWHEMGMKSNATILYGHIETYEHRVDHMLRLCNLQDQTGGFQTFIPLKFRNKNNQMSHLEEVSLIEDLRNYAIARIFLDNFDHIKAYWPMLGRDYAQLSLAFGVDDIDGTIDDSTKIYSMAGSEEQNPSMTTDDIVQLILQVGRRAIERDSLYHEIKEYTKEDTSLNSGLRYYSLPVHS; encoded by the coding sequence ATGAAAACCCTTCCCAAACATCCCAACCTTTTGCAAATACGCGATAAAGTCTTGGCTGGAGTGCGGATTGAAGCTGGTGAATGTTTGGATCTATATAAATACGCAGATTTAAGCTATTTGGGAGTATTGGCAAACGCGATTCGCGAACAAAAGCATGGTAACAAGACCTTTTTTAATAGAAATTTTCATATAGAACCTACCAATATATGTCTTTATACCTGCAGTTTTTGCTCTTATTCGCGATTGATTAAGAAAAGAGAAGAAGGTTGGGAATATACATTAGAAGAGATGATGGATCAGTTTAAATCATATGATTCTAAGCCGGTGACCGAAGTACATATCGTAGGTGGAGTCATGCCTAAATATGATCTTGAATTTTATTGCAATTTTTTCAGAGCCATTAAAAATCATCGACCGGAAATTCATTTGAAAGCCCTGACTCCGGTAGAATATCATTATATTTTCAAAAAAGCAAAACTGAGTTATGCAGAAGGCTTAAAAATGGTGAAAGCTGCGGGCGTAGATTCTTTGCCAGGAGGCGGAGCGGAGATCTTTGATGAAGAAATTCGAGAAAAAATAGCGGGTGGAAAATGTTCTTCCGATGAGTGGCTAAGCATTCATCAATTGTGGCATGAAATGGGCATGAAATCAAATGCCACAATTCTTTACGGGCACATAGAAACTTATGAACATCGCGTGGATCATATGTTGCGTTTGTGCAATTTGCAAGATCAAACCGGCGGTTTCCAAACCTTTATTCCACTTAAATTCAGAAATAAGAATAACCAAATGTCGCATTTGGAAGAAGTAAGTCTGATTGAAGATTTAAGAAATTATGCGATCGCCAGAATATTTTTGGATAACTTTGATCACATCAAAGCTTACTGGCCAATGCTTGGGCGGGATTATGCTCAGTTATCATTGGCATTTGGAGTTGATGATATTGATGGAACCATAGATGATTCCACAAAAATTTATTCAATGGCCGGATCTGAAGAACAGAATCCAAGCATGACGACAGATGATATCGTGCAACTGATTTTACAAGTTGGCCGAAGGGCTATTGAACGAGATTCTCTTTATCATGAGATCAAAGAATATACAAAAGAAGATACATCTTTAAATTCAGGCTTGCGGTATTATTCTTTACCTGTCCATTCATAA
- a CDS encoding DUF3871 family protein, which translates to MYYERMMYLFRVPEVTSIINNQQLSLVIGGVKSYSWDNLGRDQKASQHFKFFVGFQVFVCSNLCVSTDGVVLDFKTSSAHMVNSQLKEMISIYRPEEHLNWLENLTNYSLTDSQFAHFIGKCRMRPYYESAPEMALTDSQISSVVKGYYSDPNSVKRMVKSTSGVFITYLLKPIRAH; encoded by the coding sequence TTGTACTATGAGCGAATGATGTACTTGTTTAGAGTTCCAGAAGTGACATCCATCATCAACAACCAGCAGCTATCATTAGTCATTGGTGGAGTGAAGTCCTATTCCTGGGATAACCTTGGCAGGGACCAAAAAGCCAGCCAACACTTTAAGTTTTTTGTGGGATTTCAGGTGTTTGTATGCTCTAATCTTTGTGTTTCTACAGATGGGGTAGTCCTGGATTTCAAAACCAGCTCTGCCCATATGGTAAACTCACAATTGAAGGAAATGATCAGTATTTACAGGCCGGAAGAGCATTTAAATTGGCTGGAAAACCTGACCAATTACTCACTTACAGACTCACAGTTTGCTCATTTTATAGGGAAGTGCAGGATGAGGCCCTATTATGAAAGTGCTCCAGAAATGGCTTTAACAGACTCTCAAATAAGCTCTGTTGTAAAGGGTTATTACAGTGACCCCAACTCAGTCAAAAGGATGGTCAAATCAACCTCTGGAGTCTTTATAACCTACTTACTGAAGCCAATAAGAGCTCATTGA
- the dnaA gene encoding chromosomal replication initiator protein DnaA, giving the protein MVWNKILDLIRNAVPKDNFRKWFEPIVPIRLVDHALTIQVPNKFFYEWIESNFLNLLRSCVRKELGDQGKLEYQILVEDHHKPGFSKKPLKSEKEAFSDPGAIANPFVIPGIRKLKFETNLSPKYQFENFIEGTCNRVARQAGLHIAQKPGNMFNPLVIYGSVGLGKTHLVQAIGNGILQNSPDKNIVYTNAEKFTNQFILAVKNNSVSEFSNFYQNLDVLLLDDIQFFAGKAGTQEIFFHLFNQLHQNCKQIVLSADRPPKDLQDIEERLVSRFKWGLSADLTSPDFETRMAILLAKLDQNQQHLPDNVMEYLCQNIKSNIRELEGALVSMIAQSSLNFRKIDIELAREVVQSFVNQINQELSVEIIAKIVADQYKVPMERLVGKGRQRQVVMARQMAMYFSKQFTQKSLKQIGEFFGGKDHATVLYSCNMAKYLLDADPLYREIAEVVQKRIQKSQRIK; this is encoded by the coding sequence TTGGTTTGGAATAAAATTCTGGACCTCATTAGGAATGCAGTTCCAAAAGACAATTTTAGAAAATGGTTTGAACCCATAGTGCCTATCAGATTGGTAGATCATGCATTGACGATTCAAGTACCTAATAAATTTTTTTATGAGTGGATTGAGTCCAATTTTTTGAATTTGCTACGCAGTTGTGTAAGAAAGGAGTTAGGAGATCAGGGAAAGTTGGAGTACCAAATTTTGGTGGAAGATCACCACAAGCCCGGATTTAGTAAAAAGCCTTTAAAATCTGAAAAAGAAGCATTTAGTGATCCAGGGGCTATTGCAAATCCATTTGTAATTCCGGGCATTCGAAAATTGAAGTTTGAGACGAATTTATCGCCTAAATACCAATTTGAGAACTTCATTGAAGGAACCTGCAACCGGGTTGCGCGCCAAGCAGGGCTACACATTGCACAAAAGCCTGGCAATATGTTTAATCCGCTCGTTATTTATGGATCTGTGGGTTTGGGTAAAACACATTTGGTTCAAGCAATTGGAAATGGCATTTTACAAAATTCTCCGGATAAGAACATCGTATATACTAATGCTGAGAAGTTTACGAATCAGTTTATCCTTGCCGTTAAGAACAATAGCGTATCAGAGTTTTCTAATTTTTATCAAAATCTGGATGTTTTGTTATTGGATGACATTCAGTTTTTTGCAGGCAAAGCAGGTACCCAGGAAATATTTTTTCATTTATTCAACCAACTTCACCAAAACTGTAAGCAAATTGTGCTTAGTGCCGACCGGCCGCCAAAAGACTTACAGGATATCGAAGAACGGTTGGTCAGTCGTTTTAAATGGGGTTTAAGTGCAGATCTGACCTCGCCTGATTTTGAGACCAGAATGGCCATATTATTAGCCAAATTGGATCAAAATCAGCAACATTTGCCTGATAATGTGATGGAATATCTCTGCCAAAACATTAAATCCAATATCCGCGAACTGGAAGGAGCATTAGTATCCATGATTGCCCAATCGTCTTTGAATTTCAGGAAAATAGATATTGAGCTTGCGCGGGAAGTTGTTCAGAGTTTTGTCAATCAAATTAATCAGGAGCTCAGTGTCGAAATCATTGCTAAAATTGTAGCTGACCAATATAAAGTACCCATGGAACGATTGGTCGGAAAGGGACGACAAAGGCAGGTTGTGATGGCCCGTCAAATGGCGATGTACTTTTCCAAACAGTTTACACAGAAGTCCCTCAAGCAAATTGGAGAATTCTTTGGCGGTAAAGACCACGCTACGGTTCTATATTCTTGTAATATGGCGAAATACCTTCTCGATGCAGACCCACTTTATCGGGAAATTGCAGAAGTCGTACAAAAGAGAATCCAGAAAAGCCAACGAATAAAATAG
- a CDS encoding histidine phosphatase family protein produces the protein MEKLLYILRHGETDYNLSGIVQGRSINSHLNETGRKQAEAFYNEYKDVAFDGFWASSQIRTYQTIAAFESTGLPIIRDHRIDEICWGEHEGKCGDPDLMLKYNRIIQSWSLGNYHDKPDGGESAYELGQRIQSFLNDLQLVDFKKALVATHGRTLRAMMCLIRKQPLSLMETIGHQNTCLYIVGWYDQEWQIVCENNCDHLAQNIGI, from the coding sequence GTGGAGAAATTGCTTTACATATTGAGGCATGGTGAAACGGATTATAATCTTTCCGGAATAGTGCAAGGGAGAAGTATAAATTCGCATTTGAATGAAACCGGACGCAAGCAAGCAGAAGCATTTTATAATGAATATAAAGATGTAGCATTTGATGGATTTTGGGCTTCTTCTCAAATCAGAACTTATCAAACGATTGCTGCCTTTGAAAGTACTGGTTTACCAATTATCAGGGATCATAGAATCGATGAAATATGTTGGGGAGAGCACGAAGGAAAATGTGGAGATCCGGACCTCATGTTAAAGTATAACCGGATTATTCAATCATGGTCACTAGGTAATTATCACGACAAACCTGATGGGGGAGAATCTGCCTACGAACTTGGGCAACGCATCCAATCGTTTTTGAATGATTTGCAATTGGTAGATTTTAAAAAAGCTTTAGTTGCTACACATGGAAGAACGTTGCGAGCAATGATGTGTTTGATACGGAAACAACCATTGAGTTTGATGGAAACTATTGGGCATCAGAATACTTGTTTATATATTGTTGGCTGGTATGATCAGGAATGGCAAATCGTGTGTGAGAATAATTGTGATCACCTTGCTCAAAACATTGGCATCTAA
- a CDS encoding DUF3871 family protein: MDIDQTFIVANTLPIDLEQIKQRHIIPVFSKDNHPLISQAQLVETTREAIDTLGFSALEPQIRVSHPVMGRFLKPRV; this comes from the coding sequence ATGGACATTGATCAAACATTTATTGTGGCTAATACTTTGCCAATAGATCTGGAGCAAATAAAGCAAAGACATATAATTCCAGTATTCTCAAAAGATAATCATCCTCTTATTTCCCAGGCTCAACTTGTGGAAACTACCAGGGAGGCTATTGACACTCTAGGCTTTAGTGCTCTAGAACCTCAAATCAGGGTTTCTCACCCTGTAATGGGAAGATTCCTGAAGCCAAGAGTTTAA
- a CDS encoding four helix bundle protein produces MFDFEKLEIYQLIKITNQKVLKYIFAGSLNDKYLIDELKRATLSIQLNLAEGTGRFSPKEKKHFFTVARSSAFECVAILDVLKGMRMIDDALFEDFYQAYEQISKMLLGMYRNVKED; encoded by the coding sequence ATGTTTGACTTTGAGAAATTAGAAATATATCAGCTCATCAAGATTACCAACCAAAAGGTATTAAAGTATATCTTTGCCGGCTCTTTGAATGATAAATACCTGATTGACGAACTCAAAAGGGCAACTTTAAGCATTCAGCTGAACCTTGCAGAAGGGACAGGTCGATTTAGTCCGAAAGAGAAAAAGCATTTTTTTACAGTGGCCCGGTCCTCTGCATTTGAATGTGTAGCTATATTAGATGTATTAAAAGGAATGCGGATGATTGATGATGCTCTTTTCGAAGATTTTTATCAGGCATACGAGCAAATTTCGAAAATGTTGTTGGGTATGTACCGCAACGTGAAAGAAGATTAA
- a CDS encoding menaquinone biosynthesis protein — MLRLASVKYLNSLPFSYALNKLEQKGLLQWERALPSRCASLLKENLVDIALLPVGALSDFDKLYGVTDYCIGSVSAVKTVRLFSQYKFEEIEQIVLSDASRTSNILVKILAEEYWAWKGVRFCKSETQQIQLKTAQLIIGDEVFVAEHQYNYSMDLGYEWNNFTGLPFVFAVWVSKNKLSAEMELCLRNAFKEGLDYLLNEENFEQFNIPKEILIPYFRQHISYHLDEDKKTAIDKFLHLAGFRNPLVN; from the coding sequence ATGCTTAGACTAGCTTCCGTCAAATATTTAAATTCACTTCCATTTAGTTATGCTTTAAATAAACTTGAGCAAAAGGGCCTATTGCAGTGGGAGCGAGCATTGCCTTCGCGTTGTGCGAGTTTGCTGAAAGAAAATTTAGTGGATATCGCATTGCTGCCAGTTGGCGCCTTGAGTGATTTTGACAAACTATATGGAGTAACTGATTATTGTATTGGTTCTGTGAGTGCTGTTAAGACTGTGCGCTTGTTCAGTCAATATAAATTTGAAGAAATTGAACAAATTGTATTGAGTGATGCATCCAGAACTTCAAACATTCTTGTTAAAATATTAGCAGAAGAATATTGGGCTTGGAAAGGAGTCCGTTTTTGCAAAAGTGAGACCCAACAAATACAATTAAAAACTGCTCAATTGATTATTGGTGATGAAGTTTTTGTTGCAGAACATCAATATAATTATTCTATGGATCTTGGATATGAATGGAATAATTTTACCGGACTTCCCTTTGTTTTTGCAGTGTGGGTTTCGAAAAACAAATTATCTGCTGAAATGGAGTTGTGTTTAAGAAACGCATTTAAAGAAGGACTTGATTATTTGCTGAACGAGGAAAATTTTGAGCAATTTAATATTCCTAAGGAAATCCTGATCCCTTATTTCCGACAACATATTTCTTATCATTTAGATGAAGATAAAAAAACGGCGATCGATAAATTCCTGCATTTAGCTGGATTTAGGAACCCATTGGTTAACTAA